The following proteins are co-located in the Besnoitia besnoiti strain Bb-Ger1 chromosome Unknown contig00007, whole genome shotgun sequence genome:
- a CDS encoding uncharacterized protein (encoded by transcript BESB_072400), which yields MASGTTEKGGAAERPSRPPSASGVSLNLRSRRLGSAATEAAAGARSSSHAALGRAAGRCDSSPDGSQLKAGGGAPAQRAPSQDDTGRKERGKKVTRLLARKLHGAPGEAAHKRTYSATPASTCEGHLLVAASLLSEAAAQTADASSRASGVDGAASRGREDDARAKKSGAPEAMAKPEDRSEASRAGRGEGEGRKPEAKGDDRREKKAGLAGAGTQEERRKAKSHASEEPQIEALPRATTASPSAPSKASPTAAAGEEKASASRLASGKSPGSEHSDKALPPPRGGGSELNGKTRASARREGAESSKAGGGEVGSSERGKPERNDSEGGAGLGSYSGSSPPATSGGRSCGDREAITSLAAAFEEKERDKAAAYSDFALTYAGRSLASQGEVPEELPAEDPPGLFLLNDSVSRAESPRLQQRPMKPSRNAPLASSAPGVLSGVSPADLGLLLDCLVVGEQAARRAHLRLDAVAREVETAYSTVARAGLRLASLLGVPYDQLSEFSAAELMQASVAGRGAGGTEAGSRAPTTATAGAYRGRGGVEIGEGDDGAWAAFAADRDWEAVERWRRGRGPRGAELGLAEEMRALETAGALPRGRDVESEDGRPLRRFLASSHSSRPASGWADGFRRGAAPGVGNEQCMDFAAEAGGKATRADGDEDGRAETSNSARLLFEFAESLWSECVKSGGKKGDGDADSRRWRSLEALELLRTLDREKGQRRSSSPGLGSPYVGTQQAAPGEENGFEAMPSRKAASFSFPVPQFADSRGVWPSETGAVNSERCGDATTQAGQTCSSSGLSRLRSGAGDSGRTQTPGGLRGDGEDERGLLFTEEAEAARQKRLRSGGASSTSGSTSRFGNWRELTGSFSGADKVTDREAAGAPAAREAKKGATMEKEGQNLKAGDSAGGGQPSREKRLRKETSGSTEDARATDDAAGVSERKRKLASESEPSSEKNADADGVAQERGEEAAARAPGASNASADAKGSKATRGAETERASGTSPSSPAPQSGGILTRGRAAASRQQQKDGEESKDAAEAEPKSRRGPWTRGEGGGAERGKADDAGDALSGGIEEFLHAVRARADREQRSQSEESSLPPYKRHRVSPTAAGAREERARGTNSGSRDDKGGDDEGGAAEAAEATVGADAHRKKDGSPETPEGGVASPRDTHPSSEGAAGPGRADEEDGDPGERSDALSLDARQRNGATSRLRWLSDVRGADSLASLPQRDRLPFWGAAGAGGRDRVDFDWRRLSEAGSPPYTDDEKAFWLSSRLGRLLSSSRGEGSNGSRSSLPRVADDGDDEGVGSMCHLAGAFKLGAGGRLFSGSADASAACGEGLQPRRRRPNERIKKAGLGGGSGAAGGLALRRKDEKEEPGEEFTTLSSVYNLSGAFSPRDTTASAHKLGAALCKKNTSASNDFAHLPPDFFMDPASQLRASEGGGGVGSGSAFGGRGHSESSRAFFRGNGDGRGASGRGEAPACQGSGGGFSGGAMGGGDVPFAFGKASDPLSSLGPLGASQGWAAFGASSTNRGGAASRGAPPFSQKSGRLLGSGGASGLQGAAPLPSPFDPLGAGQRGGGAGRHGSLGRAGCSPDELDDGAFFAETAFPSRAGGAGPLGCPPFPFESTGHVSSPACRGDPLLSGGGGGYSEHFSSLVAGAGDKGARNFPPSSGAMEDAATHLFSAAARGSGAGGRRPSSRDSEDEGTSSDGDLPESAKTTWPGATGAASTFGSRLHCVVPVGSARKHRAPGDAGDPSADGAREGKDYVSEVPGVSYRSTPHSGWRFRWKDAETGKEYSRCFSVNKFGFERAKRKAERVAREMRQGRSIIISNHTRTKVYLADSNGGASSGGSGGGGGAGGEGSAAASSSSFGCRPAVDSVFPGFPFTSSSTFAADCGGVSRSPPPGSALDASPFASDLSVAPPSAADGPSGAPLASPSLPASSAAGRAGGGGGSLAMSPVGGDFAAAPSSSLLYFASSSSGFSTSAGGTSGSGEGCFPAGIGAGASASFAPQDFCGGGEGGAGAGSGSATPGSFVLGAAGGEFCGRPRGEPKGGLAEGLGAIAAERPHMPFSTGPFGASTPLEGDNLMFQEPMQSAVGRGGADAGGGSSADRAEGDRETGALSSSVRGVIFEHARGSWRGLVVDKDTGRQQVRRFSARKYGHTEARLRAERFCLEAQRLREAREATSGYSSCVQKDGGGVKTNAMFDGDLFSRLDPPIMEESMASVDVAGGESEERPWSGSARGAAGVSSGLGLSRFSPGSASPPSYLDLESSHALLAAAPLSSIPDDLSHDLADGVGGAEGPAGAASAARRRNGRDKEAIEFAGRAGGLGSSGEGKAPVERKESGGRTEKQAGFSATRKDKRAERGGGDVLAPQQRTLSSDDMLGTSKADNEWSTGDARGREEEENAGANPRGAAGKEGTISAAGTATAGGSSRSA from the exons ATGGCCTCGGGCACGACTGAGAAAGGAGGAGCCGCAGAACGACCTTCACGGCCCCCGAGCGCCTCTGGAGTGTCCCTAAACCTGCGTTCTCGCAGACTCGGCTCTGCGGCgaccgaggccgccgccggcgcccgcagtTCCTCACACGCCGCTCTCGGACGGGCTGCGGGGCGCTGCGACAGCTCGCCTGACGGCAGTCAACtgaaggccggcggcggcgcgccggcgcagcgcgccccGAGTCAGGACGACACCGGGCGGAAGGAGAGGGGCAAGAAGGTCACgcgtctgctcgcgcgcAAACTCCACGGCGCACCCGGCGAGGCAGCCCACAAACGCACCTATTCAGCCACGCCTGCGTCGACGTGCGAAGGCCAccttctcgtcgctgcctcgctcctgagcgaagcagccgcgcagactGCGGACGCTTCCTCCAGAGCGTCTGGCGTTGACGGCGCTGCttcccgcgggcgcgaagacgacgcgcgagccaAAAAATCTGGAGCTCCTGAGGCCATGGCGAAGCCCGAGGACCGCTCCGAAGCTTCGCGGGCAGGCCgcggggaaggcgaaggcaggaAGCCGGAGGCTAAAGGCGACGAccgcagggagaagaaagctgggctggcgggcgcaggcACTCAAGAAGAGCGAAGAAAGGCCAAGTCCCACGCCAGTGAGGAACCCCAGATCGAGGCTCTGCCCCGCGCCACCACGGCGTCGCCGAGTGCGCCCTCGAAGGCCTCTCCcactgcggccgcgggcgaggagaaggcgtccgcgtcgAGGCTTGCCAGCGGCAAGTCGCCGGGCTCGGAGCACAGCGACAaggcgcttccgccgcctcgagggGGGGGAAGCGAGTTGAAcgggaagacgcgcgcgtcggctcggcgcgaaggcgccgaatCGAGCAAAGCCGGGGGCGGAGAGGTCGGCTCATCTGAGAGGGGCAAGCCTGAGAGGAATGACtctgaaggcggcgcgggcctaGGGTCGTATTCgggctcgtctccgcctgcgacgTCAGGCggcaggagctgcggagacCGAGAGGCGATCACGAGTCTCGCCGCAGCTttcgaggagaaggaacgCGACAAAGCGGCGGCGTACTCCGACTTCGCGCTGACATACGCCGGCCGGTCGCTCGCTTCTCAGGGGGAGGTGCCTGAGGAGCTTCCTGCGGAAGATCCGCCAGGCTTGTTTCTGTTGAACGACAGCGTGAGTCGGGCTGAGAGCCCCCGCCTACAGCAGAGACCCATGAAGCCGTCGCGCAACGCTCCGctggcgtcttcggcgccagGTGTCCTTAGCGGCGTGTCTCCAGCCGACCTCGGGCTTCTTCTGGAttgcctcgtcgtcggtgagcaggccgcgcgccgcgcacaccTGCGGCtcgacgcggtcgcgcgcgaaGTCGAGACCGCCTACTCGACTGTCGCGCGGGCGGGCTTGCGCCTGGCTAGCTTGCTCGGCGTCCCCTACGACCAGCTCTCGGagttctccgccgccgagctgATGCAAGCCAGCGTcgccgggcgaggcgccggaggaacCGAGGCCGGGAGCCGCGCACCGACCACCGCCACCGCAGGAGCGtatcgcggccgcggcggcgtagagatcggcgagggcgacgacggggcCTGGGCGGCGTTTGCGGCTGACAGAGACTGGGAGGCCGTAGAGAGGTGGAGACGGGgccgaggccctcgaggcgcggagtTGGGTCTCGCAGAAGAAatgcgcgcgctggagactgcgggtgcgctgccgcgcggccgagACGTCGAATCCGAAGAcgggaggccgctgcgccgcttcctcgcgtcgtcgcacAGCAGTCGACCCGCGTCGGGGTGGGCAGACGGTTTCCGCAGAggtgcggcgccgggcgTGGGGAACGAGCAATGCATGGActtcgctgcagaggccggcggcaaggcgacccgcgcagacggagacgaagacggtCGTGCAGAGACGTCAAACTCAGCGCGACTGCTTTTTGAGTTTGCCGAGTCGCTCTGGAGCGAGTGTGTCAAGTCTGGAGGGAAGaagggagacggcgacgcagacagtCGCCGGTGGCGgtcgctggaggcgctggagctccTGCGGACACTCGACCGTGAAAAGggacagcgccgcagcagcagtcCAGGCCTCGGGAGTCCGTACGTTGGGAcccagcaggcggcgccgggggagGAGAACGGCTTTGAGGCCATGCCCAGCcggaaggccgcgagctTCTCCTTTCCTGTCCCCCAGTTTGCCGACTCCCGAGGCGTCTGGCCGTCGGAAACAGGAGCCGTGAACTCCGAGcgatgcggcgacgcgaccaCGCAGGCGGGACAGACCTGCTCCTCGTCAGGCCTGTCCCGCTTGCGGTCGGGggccggcgacagcggacgAACGCAGACGCCAGGGGGTTTGAGAGGCGACGGGGAGGACGAGAGGGGACTGCTTTtcacggaggaggcggaagcggcgcgacagaagaggcttcgcagcggcggggCGTCCTCCACGAGTGGAAGCACCTCGCGATTCGGGAACTGGAGAGAGCTCACAGGCAGCTTCTCGGGCGCAGACAAAGTGAccgaccgcgaggcggccggggctccagcggcgcgggaggcgaagaaagggGCGACAATGGAGAAGGAAGGTCAGAACCTGAAGGCTGGCGACTCGGCGGGAGGTGGACAACCCAGCCGGGAGAAAAGACTCCGGAAAGAAACGAGCGGGTCcacagaggacgcgagagcgaccgacgacgcggcaggTGTGTCtgagaggaagcggaaacTCGCTTCTGAGAGCGAGCccagcagcgagaagaacgcagacgccgacggcgtcgctcaagagagaggcgaagaggcggcggcgcgggccccgGGGGCGTCGAACGCGAGTGCGGACGCGAAGGGCTCGAAggccacgcgcggcgccgagaccGAACGAGCTTCAGGGacttctccgtcgtctcccgCCCCGCAGTCTGGTGGCATCCTgacccgcggccgcgcagcggccagtcgccagcagcagaaggATGGAGAGGAGAGCAAGGACGCGGCTGAAGCAGAGCCGAAGTCTCGGCGTGGACCCTGgacgagaggcgaaggaggcggtgCGGAGAGGGGCAaggccgacgacgcaggagaCGCTCTCTCCGGGGGCATCGAAGAGTTCCTCCAcgccgttcgcgcgcgcgcagacaggGAACAGCGAAGCCAATCGGAAGAGTCTTCCCTCCCGCCTTACAAGCGGCACCGTGTATCCCcgaccgcagcaggcgctcgcgaagagcgggcgcgggggaCCAACAGCGGCTCTCGAGACGAcaaaggaggcgacgacgagggcggagcagccgaagccgcggaggcgactgTTGGCGCCGACGCACATCGAAAGAAGGACGGAAGTCCAGAGACGCCGgaaggcggcgtcgcctcgccccgcgACACACATCCTAGCTCGGAAGGAGCTGCAGGCCCCGGCAGagcagatgaagaggacggcgacccCGGGGAGCGGAGCGACGCTTTGAGTCtcgacgcgcggcagcgcaaTGGCGCGACCTCACGCCTGCGTTGGCTTTCAGACGTGAGAGGAGCGGACTCGCTGGCCTCGCTTCCCCAGCGAGACCGTCTGCCGTTCtggggggcggcaggcgccggggGCCGCGACCGCGTAGACTTCGACTGGCGGAGGCTCTCGGAAGCGGGTTCGCCGCCGTACACAGATGACGAGAAGGCGTTTTGGCTTTCGTCTCGGCTCGGGCGCCTCCTTAGTTCTTCACGGGGAGAAGGCAGCAACGGCTCACGCAGTTCGCTCCCTCGCGtagccgacgacggcgacgacgagggcgtgGGGAGCATGTGTCACTTAGCGGGCGCATTCAAATTGGGGGCCGGAGGCCGTCTTTTCTCGGGAAGCGCCGACGCGAGTGCGGCCTGCGGTGAGGGCCTCCA gccgcggcggcggcggcccaaCGAGCGCATCAAGAAAGCTGGACTTGGGGGGGGCAGCGGGGCCGCTGGCGGtttggcgctgcggcgcaaaGATGAGAAGGAGGAGCCCGGCGAGGAGTTCACGACTCTCTCGAGTGTCTACAACCTCTCCGGGGCCTTTTCCCCGCGGGACACGACTGCTTCCGCTCACAAGTTGGGGGCAGCGCTCTGCAAGAAAAACACGTCTGCGTCGAACGACTTCGCGCACCTGCCGCCGGACTTTTTCATGGATCCCGCCTCGCAACTCCGTGCGTctgagggaggcggcggggtcggaagcggcagcgccttcggcggccgcgggcacTCGGAGTCCAGCCGCGCGTTTTTCCGCGGcaacggcgacggccgcggcgcctcggggcgcggggaggcgccggcgtgccAAGGCTCTGGTGGGGGTTTCTCGGGAGGGGCGATGGGAGGCGGAGATGTGCCTTTCGCGTTTGGCAAGGCCTCAgaccctctctcctctctggggCCCCTCGGGGCGTCGCAGGGATGGGCTGCCTTCGGTGCCTCCTCGACCAACCGGGGCGgtgcggcgagccgcggcgcgccgccgttctCGCAGAAGAGCGGCAGACTCTTGGGCTCCGGTGGAGCCTCCGGTCTGCAGGGCGCGGCTCCACTGCCTTCTCCCTTCGACCCCCTCGGCGCAGGTcagcgcgggggcggcgcgggaaggCACGGGTCCCTGggccgcgcaggctgctCCCCCGACGAACTGGACGACGGCGCGTTCTTCGCCGAGACTGCCTtcccctcgcgcgccggcggcgcggggcctcTCGGCTGCCCGCCGTTCCCGTTCGAGTCGACGGGTCACGTGAGTTCGCCGGCGTGCCGTGGGGACCCGCTTCTGtctggaggaggaggcggctaCAGTGAGCATTTCTCGAGCCtcgtggcgggcgccggcgacaaaGGCGCGCGGAACTTCCCGCCGTCCAGCGGCGCGATGGAGGACGCGGCCACGCATCTGttctcggcggcggctcgcggctcAGGGGCCGGCGGCCGACGGCCCTCAtcgcgcgacagcgaggacgaagggACCTCCAGCGACGGAGACCTGCCTGAGTCTGCCAAGACGACATGGCCAGGCGCGACGGGAGCTGCGTCGACCTTCGGCTCGCGGCTGCACTGCGTTGTGCCCGTGGGCTCTGCGAGGAAACACCGCGcgccaggcgacgcgggagacCCCAGCGCAGATGGCGCCCGCGAAGGAAAAGACTACGTCTCCGAGGTCCCCGGCGTGAGCTACAGATCCACCCCCCACAGCGGCTGGAGGTTCAGGTGgaaggacgcagagaccG GGAAGGAATACTCGCGCTGTTTTTCGGTGAACAAGTTCGGCTttgagagagcgaagagaaaggcTGAACGCGTCGCGCGGGAGATGCGCCAAG GACGAAGCATCATCATCAGTAACCACACTCGTACAAAAGTCTACCTGGCGGATTCGAACGgaggcgccagcagcggaggctcgggcggaggaggcggcgctgggggGGAAGGGAGTGCGGCCGCGTCATCGAGCTCCTTCGGCTGTCGCCCTGCAGTGGACTCCGTTTTCCCGGGGTTTCCGTTCACGTCGTCAAGCACGTTCGCCGCGGACTGTGGCGGGGTCtctcgttcgcctccgccgggcAGTGCTCTAGACGCGTCTCCCTTCGCGTCAgacctctctgtcgcgccgccgtctgccgcagacgGGCCTTCTggagcgcctctcgcctcgccgtcgcttccggcctcgtctgccgcagggcgggcgggcggaggcgggggcaGCTTGGCGATGTCGCCTGTGGGGGGCGacttcgcagccgcgccctcgtccaGCCTCCTCTACtttgcgtcgtcttcttcggggTTCAGCACCTCGGCCGGAGGCACGAGCGGGAGCGGCGAAGGCTGTTTCCCTGCGGGcatcggcgcgggcgcgtcggcctccttcgcgcctcaggacttctgcggcggaggcgagggaggagcaggcgctggaagcggcagcgcgacaCCCGGCTCCTTTGTCTTGGGCGCAGCGGGAGGAGAGTtctgcggcaggccgcgtGGCGAGCCGAAAGGCGGGCTCGCCGAGGGGTTGGGCGCGATCGCCGCGGAGCGACCCCACATGCCGTTCTCAACCGGCCCCTTCGGGGCGTCGACGCCGCTCGAGGGCGACAACTTGATGTTTCAGGAGCCCATGCAGTCGGCAGtgggcagaggaggcgcagacgccgggggcggcagcagcgcagacagGGCCGAGGGGGACAGGGAGACGGGCGCGCTTTCGAGTTCGGTGAGAGGAGTCATCTTCGAGCACGCGAGGGGAAGCTGGAGAGGCCTCGTCGTTGACAAAGACACAGGGAGACAG CAAgtgcggcgcttctccgctcgcAAGTACGGCCATACTGaggcccgcctccgcgcagagcGTTTCtgcctggaggcgcagcgcctgcgggaggctcgagaggcgacgagTGGATATTCGTCGTGTGTTCAGAAGGACGGCGGAGGTGTCAAAACAAACGCCATGTTTGACGGAGACCTTTTCTCCCGCTTGGATCCCCCTATCATGGAAGAGTCCATGGCTTCAGTCGACGTAGCGGgcggggagagcgaggagcgaCCGTGGAGTGGGAGTGCACGGGGGGCAGCTGGCGTCTCGTCAGGGCTAGGGCTGTCCCGTTTTTCGCcgggctcggcgtcgccgccctcgtatTTAGACCTCGAGTCGTcgcacgcgctgctggcggcggctccgctcAGCTCGATTCCCGACGACCTGAGCCACGACCTCGCGGACGGAGTGGGTGGCGCGGAAGGCCCCGCGGGggccgcctcggctgcgaggcggaggaatgGCCGCGACAAAGAAGCGATCGAATTTGCGGGGCGAGCAGGAGGTCTCGGATCCTCCGGCGAGGGCAAGGCGCCAGTCGAGCGGAAGGAGTCGGGCGGCAGGACTGAGAAACAAGCTGGCTTTTCGGCAACTCGAAAAGACAAacgagcggagagaggaggcggggaTGTCTTGGCGCCTCAGCAGCGGACGCTGAGCTCGGACGACATGCTAGGAACTAGCAAAGCTGACAACGAGTGGAGcacaggcgacgcgagaggacgagaggaggaggagaacgCAGGAGCGAATccgcgtggcgctgccggTAAAGAGGGGACTAtctccgccgcagggacGGCAACTgctggcggcagcagcagaagtGCCTAA